DNA from Quercus lobata isolate SW786 chromosome 1, ValleyOak3.0 Primary Assembly, whole genome shotgun sequence:
tctcaaactaaaaaaagagagaaaaatacaaattaattaaaaataaaaaataaaaaattacattttaaaaatagcAAACATAATAAGatgagagtaaaaaaaaaaacaaaaggtataggaagagagaagaaaacaaataaaagaaaaaggaaatagaggaagagaaagagaggggaaAACGCGGTTGGGTTGTCCTTGTTCGCAATCAATAGAATCTTTCCATTCCATTGATTACCATCTTCTTtttacctctctttctctctctctctctcactttcatttcattccttctttcctctcttactaatacaattaaaaaaaaaaaacacaaaaacacagcTTTTGTGGTGATGTGTTGTGAGGTGGGCTAAGGTAAAGATTTTCAAGACTCTTTTGAccatatatatctttttatgttatttatgtttccttttaatttaaatgtttgTTTGTCAAACTCAATGATGATGTTATTTCCTTTCCTTTGCTTGTCTGGTTGTAATTTTATCTAATatcataattgttttttttttttttgtgagtctgaatatatcaaaacatttatgaaaaattttctaaatatataaaaaaaaattatatgaaattaagaaatattaaatGGTTCCAGAtctttctctcctcctttttcAATGACAGTTTTAAAGGGTTTCTATGTCTCTCATCTAACCTtctttatttctatatttttataaaaaacataaattgcTAAGTCTAAACCCTCCTTATTTTCTCCGATATCCAATACCCAAAAGccatattttctcaaaatttttttttttttttaaattttggttttggaCCTGCTCTCTTCTCTTGTTCCTCTTCTGGGTCTTGGTAAGTGCAAAATTTCTTTCaatctcatttctttttctttatttgcgGATCcaacaatttttgttataatacCAATTTCAAAaacgcttttttttttgcttaatagATTATCTTGGTTCACAATTTTAACCagtttcttttgctttttgggGTTTGACTTTTGCTTTTTTGGGTTAATGGGTATGCAAATCTGTGACCTTTATTCTATAGTCTCAAACAGTGTTTCTTGGCATTTTTTTAACCTGAGaattttgtggattttttttttggttggtgtgGTGGTTGAAAAGGTTGTTGATGATTTGGATCTGTGAAAGGCTTGTAAACTGTTTGATTCTTTGCCTATGAATGAATGTTTGACTATGAGGTTTTtgtgttggggatggttgatgtCTATTATTCATTGAATTactgtgttatttttttttttttttaatttaaatttttgattgTGACAGAATCTAAGGtagtagtggtggtggtggtggtggggaaagaagagagaagaaaaaaaatggaggaaacTATGGCAGCAAGGTATTGGTGTCACATGTGTTCACAAATGGTGAATCCTGTTATGGAAGCTGATATCAAATGTCCCTTTTGCCAAAGTGGTTTTATTGAAGAAATGAATAGCACTGCTGGGGATAACCAAGACCCTGAAACCGAATTTGGATCTGACCGTGCCCTCTCTTTATGGGCCCCCATCTTGCTCGGCATGATGGGCAATCCTCGCCGCCGGCGGACTAGGCGTCTTGATTtcgaggaggaggaggaggaggagtatGAGGAGGATAACAATGATGATAATGGCGAGTCACGCCATGGGGGTGAGGCTGATATGGAGCGTCAATTTGAATCCATTCttaggaggaggagaagaagctCAGCAACTATACTACAATTGCTCCAAGGCATTCGAGCTGGAATGCAATCTGAAATGTCTGAGAATTCGGAGGGTGATAGGGATAATAGGGATAGGgatagagagagggaaagagaaagagaacgcGTAATTTTGATCAACCCTTTTAATCAAACTGTGATTGTTCAAGGGTCTTTTGATTCAAACCGGGGTCAAGGTGAGAATCAGAGCCCCATTGGGTCACTAGGTGATTACTTCATTGGTCCTGGTTTAGATTTATTGCTGCAGCATTTGGCTGAGAATGACCCCAATAGATATGGGACACCACCGGCACAAAAGGAGGCCATTGAAGCATTGCCTACTGTGACAATTAAGGATAATTTGCAGTGTTCAGTGTGTTTAGATGATTTTGAGATGGCTGCTGAAGCAAAGCAGATGCCTTGTAAGCATAAATTTCATAGTGGGTGTATTCTGCCTTGGCTTGAGCTTCATAGTTCTTGTCCAGTATGTAGGTTCCAGCTGCCTGCTGATGAGACAAAGCGTGATTCAGATGATGGGTCTAGAAACAGTACTAATACCCCAAGAGCGAGTAGTGAGAGCGGTCAAGTTAGTGGcgaagaaggagaaggagatggagatggagatgggaGAAGTGGAAATACAAGAAGGTTTTCGTTTTGGCCATTTGGTAATTTGTTTTCATCTTCAGGACCTCAATCTGGTGGAGGTAATTCTTCCTCAACACCGTCATCTTCGTCGGCTAATGCAACTGGAAGTGGGAATGCATCTCAAACAGATGagaattgaatatattttcCTCAGTCATTATATGAGTTTAATGTTCAATATATTGCCAGAATGTTCAAAACAGCCCTTATGTATATAGTATCTTACTGCATCCGAATCTTGCAAGAACGATTTGTGTTTTCAATCTTGTAAATCACTTGCTACCCTCTTAAAAGAATCTCTGTTCTTCTTAATTTGCCTACTGttatattgtataaatttatttttcattcattttttttttttttttggtgtttttaggTGCTTTGAAAGTTTCAATAAGATTGTAATTTCGTGTATGGATTGTCTGCTTGTTTGAATTGGTATATTGATAACAGGAAGTGGAGCCGTTTGATTTGGACCAAACTCCATTATAGATAAGACTTCTAAGAAATGCACCCATGTGGTATCTGATTCTTTCTATGCACTAATTGCTAGATGTTGGATGTACGAAACTCTGTTCAATAATTTATACTTTGGGTCTGTGATTTGAGAAATGTTTAATACTACAAACACTATCTTCTTTTAACAATGCTTTTCCTGTAGCCGATTGTGCTTGGTGATAAAATATGGGGACAGATGACACGACCTGATTGGTCCGGCTGACAAAAAGTTGCCAGTTCATCACTTCAATTATACGCTGAAACCGTGTGAATGGTCTAAAAAGGTGTCTTGGTTTCTTCGTTTTGAATTGCAACATCGAGCTATAGCTCAATTCACATCTCTCCATGATAAATATAATAGGGGGCTATGAGTTTTAGCTCGATTgacatttttttcttccataataATTGGTTGGAGGATAAAGTTATTGATTTTAGATCCATTGGGTGTATGTGTAATTTATCgaccaaaaaaataacaaataacaatagGATAAAAGATGAGGGCGGAGATTCATGATTCATACATCGTAATTTATCAAATTCATGATCCATACATCgtaacttatcaataaaaaaaaaggggtttgaATCATGcaattgtatatgtttttggatgCTAGAATACTGTTTCTGATCTATGAAGTATGAAATCCTGATAATCTGAAAATGAAATGGAGACTATTGTTTTGGCATGATGGGTTTTTGactcttgtttttttttcttcttttcgttTTGAAATCCGTCAGTTTTGTTGTGGGCATATATTCAACCAATTTTGGTCTTACATATATTCTAGCATTCTTGTTCTAGAATGCTAGAATATTGTTTCTGATATATAAATCCTTGGAAGTCTGAAACCAAGATGGAGAATATTTTGATCTATTGGTCATGTTCCTCTTTGCGTAGCAAACTCTTGACAACTTTCACTGtatggaataatttttttattctaggGGGTGACCCACTTTTAAACCTTTTTTGCCGAACCAAATGCGAAACTAGTGCTGAGATTGaggaattatattttttatttaactgaTGAAATGTATAGAAACTTTTCCTAACATTTCACACAGCCTT
Protein-coding regions in this window:
- the LOC115976973 gene encoding E3 ubiquitin-protein ligase SIRP1-like, translated to MEETMAARYWCHMCSQMVNPVMEADIKCPFCQSGFIEEMNSTAGDNQDPETEFGSDRALSLWAPILLGMMGNPRRRRTRRLDFEEEEEEEYEEDNNDDNGESRHGGEADMERQFESILRRRRRSSATILQLLQGIRAGMQSEMSENSEGDRDNRDRDRERERERERVILINPFNQTVIVQGSFDSNRGQGENQSPIGSLGDYFIGPGLDLLLQHLAENDPNRYGTPPAQKEAIEALPTVTIKDNLQCSVCLDDFEMAAEAKQMPCKHKFHSGCILPWLELHSSCPVCRFQLPADETKRDSDDGSRNSTNTPRASSESGQVSGEEGEGDGDGDGRSGNTRRFSFWPFGNLFSSSGPQSGGGNSSSTPSSSSANATGSGNASQTDEN